The proteins below come from a single Plantactinospora sp. KBS50 genomic window:
- a CDS encoding S8 family serine peptidase, with amino-acid sequence MSASSGAVAAPGLRQAFKPVPAGSKITNLPAGMRDRQVTVMVQLGDDPVAVVDAEAAQPLSATQKRQRQDRIRQQQAPVEQKVRQLGGAVLGAYQHAYNGIKVRVNAGKLDSIATAPGVVSVHPLQTVKPDNTNGVPMVGAPTVWNAPDKVRGEGIKVAVIDTGIDYTHADFGGPGTEAAYTTAHARETAAADPALFGPGAPKVKGGIDLVGDSYDADPGSPTYQPVPHPDPNPLDCNGHGSHVAGTIGGYGVLADGSTYRGAYDRNTVSGNSWLVGPGVAPKAELYAVRVFGCEGSTDMTVDAIEWAVANGMDVINMSLGSPWGAADAPESVAAENATRDGVIVVASAGNSGPAPYMVGSPSVSTSTISVAANDPTPSFPGVHLSLGLDTVNANNATFADGTSLPIKVLGNGAGGIALGCSVEEFDQPGVAGALVVVARGTCARVAKAIYGQAAGAAAVLQVNNVDSYPPYEGPITSNPDTGEPANVTIPFLGAPSSAAAALVAADGTSTTLTHVAMDNPGYRATASFSSGGPRTGDSWLKPDVTAPGVSIFSVGVGSGTGAVAISGTSMAAPHTAGAAALVRQAHPDWRKVAYWKAAIVNTADPAGVADYATRADGAGLIQAPGAVDTQVIALGDTGTATLNFGFAELDRNYSKRKAITVKNLGRSAQTFTVSVGNAAGSPHTARLQRTRVTVPGHGQAQVPVTLEVPAATAGDSSGFQDVSGLVTLTPVGRSNGGVALRVPYYLVPQAVSQVSTRVDQGALHRKGSATATTTNRRGVVAGTADWYAWGLSDGRDAAGAADLRAVGVQALPADGAIAFAVSTHNRLSNAARNEFDIYVDVNGDGTDDYDVVGVDLGLVTTGDPTGDMVTAVFDLRTGGGTLEFYADAPYDGSTFVLPVLISQLCAAGSPCLSAENPRLTYHAASFGIVDGLNDTIAGTASFNAFTPALTTGITDVVEPNRSTTQTVSVNRSEFARTPAKGWMVVSHENAARNETQLIPVSGH; translated from the coding sequence GTGAGCGCGTCCTCGGGCGCGGTCGCCGCACCCGGACTGCGGCAGGCGTTCAAGCCGGTGCCGGCCGGCTCGAAGATCACCAATCTGCCGGCGGGCATGCGTGACCGGCAGGTGACGGTCATGGTGCAGCTCGGCGATGATCCGGTGGCGGTGGTCGACGCCGAGGCGGCGCAGCCGCTGTCGGCGACCCAGAAGCGGCAGCGGCAGGACCGGATCCGGCAGCAGCAGGCGCCGGTCGAGCAGAAGGTGCGCCAGCTCGGCGGTGCCGTGCTGGGCGCGTACCAGCACGCCTACAACGGCATCAAGGTACGGGTGAACGCCGGCAAGCTCGACTCGATCGCGACCGCGCCCGGCGTGGTCAGCGTGCACCCGCTGCAGACCGTGAAGCCGGACAACACCAACGGCGTGCCCATGGTCGGCGCCCCGACGGTGTGGAACGCGCCGGACAAGGTGCGCGGCGAGGGCATCAAGGTCGCCGTCATCGACACCGGCATCGACTACACGCACGCCGACTTCGGCGGGCCGGGCACCGAGGCCGCCTACACCACGGCGCACGCCCGGGAGACCGCGGCGGCCGACCCGGCCCTGTTCGGTCCCGGGGCGCCGAAGGTCAAGGGCGGCATCGACCTGGTCGGCGACAGCTACGACGCCGACCCGGGCAGCCCCACCTACCAGCCGGTGCCACACCCGGACCCGAACCCGCTGGACTGCAACGGGCACGGCTCGCACGTGGCCGGCACGATCGGCGGGTACGGCGTGCTTGCCGACGGCAGCACCTACCGCGGCGCGTACGACAGGAACACCGTCAGCGGAAACTCCTGGCTCGTCGGCCCGGGCGTCGCGCCCAAGGCCGAGCTGTACGCGGTGCGCGTCTTCGGCTGCGAGGGCTCCACCGACATGACCGTCGACGCGATCGAGTGGGCCGTGGCCAACGGCATGGACGTGATCAACATGTCGCTCGGCTCGCCGTGGGGCGCCGCCGACGCGCCCGAGTCGGTCGCGGCGGAGAACGCGACCAGGGACGGCGTGATCGTGGTCGCCTCGGCCGGCAACTCCGGTCCGGCGCCGTACATGGTGGGCAGCCCGTCCGTCTCCACCAGCACGATCAGCGTGGCCGCCAACGACCCGACCCCGTCCTTCCCGGGCGTGCACCTCTCGCTGGGCCTGGACACCGTCAACGCCAACAACGCCACGTTCGCCGACGGCACCTCGCTGCCGATCAAGGTGCTGGGCAACGGCGCCGGCGGCATCGCGCTCGGCTGCAGCGTCGAGGAGTTCGACCAGCCCGGCGTGGCCGGCGCGCTCGTCGTGGTGGCCCGCGGCACCTGCGCCCGGGTGGCCAAGGCGATCTACGGCCAGGCGGCCGGCGCCGCCGCCGTGCTCCAGGTCAACAACGTCGACTCCTACCCGCCGTACGAGGGTCCGATCACCAGCAACCCGGACACCGGCGAACCGGCGAACGTCACCATCCCGTTCCTCGGCGCGCCGTCCTCGGCCGCCGCGGCGCTGGTCGCGGCGGACGGCACCAGCACGACGCTGACCCACGTGGCCATGGACAACCCGGGCTACCGGGCGACCGCCAGCTTCTCCTCGGGCGGCCCGCGCACCGGGGACAGCTGGCTGAAGCCGGATGTCACGGCGCCCGGCGTGAGCATCTTCTCGGTCGGCGTCGGTTCCGGCACCGGGGCGGTCGCGATCTCCGGCACCTCGATGGCGGCGCCGCACACCGCCGGCGCGGCCGCGCTGGTCCGGCAGGCCCACCCCGACTGGCGCAAGGTCGCGTACTGGAAGGCGGCGATCGTCAACACCGCCGACCCGGCCGGGGTGGCCGACTACGCCACCCGGGCCGACGGCGCGGGCCTGATCCAGGCTCCGGGCGCGGTCGACACCCAGGTCATCGCGCTCGGCGACACCGGCACGGCGACGCTGAACTTCGGCTTCGCCGAACTGGACCGCAACTACAGCAAGCGCAAGGCCATCACGGTGAAGAACCTGGGCCGCTCGGCGCAGACCTTCACCGTCTCGGTGGGTAACGCGGCCGGCAGCCCGCACACCGCGCGGCTGCAGCGGACCCGGGTGACCGTGCCGGGTCACGGCCAGGCCCAGGTGCCGGTCACCCTGGAGGTTCCGGCCGCGACGGCCGGCGACTCCAGCGGGTTCCAGGACGTCTCCGGCCTGGTCACCCTCACGCCGGTGGGTCGGAGCAACGGCGGCGTCGCGCTGCGGGTGCCGTACTACCTGGTGCCGCAGGCGGTGTCGCAGGTGAGCACCCGGGTGGACCAGGGTGCGCTGCACCGGAAGGGTTCGGCCACCGCGACCACGACCAACCGGCGCGGCGTGGTCGCCGGCACCGCCGACTGGTACGCCTGGGGTCTGTCCGACGGGCGCGACGCGGCCGGCGCGGCGGACCTGCGGGCGGTGGGCGTGCAGGCCCTGCCGGCGGACGGCGCCATCGCGTTCGCGGTCAGCACCCACAACCGACTGTCCAACGCCGCCCGCAACGAGTTCGACATCTACGTCGACGTCAACGGCGACGGCACGGACGACTACGACGTGGTGGGTGTCGACCTGGGCCTGGTCACCACCGGTGACCCCACCGGCGACATGGTCACGGCGGTGTTCGACCTGCGGACCGGCGGCGGCACGCTGGAGTTCTACGCCGACGCGCCGTACGACGGCAGCACGTTCGTCCTGCCGGTGCTGATCTCGCAGCTCTGCGCGGCCGGCTCGCCCTGCCTGTCGGCGGAGAACCCGCGGCTGACCTACCACGCGGCCAGCTTCGGGATCGTCGACGGCCTGAACGACACCATCGCGGGTACCGCGAGCTTCAACGCGTTCACGCCGGCGCTCACCACGGGCATCACCGACGTGGTCGAGCCGAACCGCTCGACCACGCAGACGGTGTCGGTGAACCGGAGTGAGTTCGCGCGCACCCCGGCCAAGGGCTGGATGGTCGTCAGCCACGAGAACGCCGCCCGGAACGAGACGCAACTGATTCCGGTCAGCGGGCACTGA
- a CDS encoding sigma-70 family RNA polymerase sigma factor yields the protein MTDDAQVTAWALAAGRGDRTAAAAFVRATRQSVWRFLAGLASPAEADDLTQETYLRAMRSLPSFAARSAARTWVLGIARRVAVDHVRASACRPHTVPMPAWTEITDRQHSGFDRRVALEQLIAGLPAEQRTAFVATQVLGMPYAEAARVCGCPVGTIRSRVARARADLVAAITTQPGTRGRRNGTATG from the coding sequence GTGACGGACGACGCGCAGGTCACCGCGTGGGCGCTGGCGGCCGGCCGGGGCGACCGGACGGCCGCCGCCGCCTTCGTCCGGGCGACCCGGCAGTCCGTATGGCGGTTCCTGGCCGGTCTGGCCTCGCCGGCCGAGGCCGACGACCTCACCCAGGAGACCTACCTGCGGGCCATGCGGTCGCTGCCCTCCTTCGCCGCCCGCTCGGCGGCCCGGACCTGGGTGCTGGGCATCGCCCGCCGGGTGGCGGTGGACCACGTGCGCGCCAGCGCGTGCCGGCCGCACACCGTGCCGATGCCGGCCTGGACCGAGATCACCGACCGGCAGCACAGCGGCTTCGACCGGCGGGTCGCGCTGGAACAGCTCATCGCCGGCCTGCCGGCCGAACAACGTACGGCGTTCGTCGCCACCCAGGTGCTCGGGATGCCCTACGCGGAGGCCGCCCGGGTCTGCGGCTGCCCGGTCGGCACCATCCGGTCCCGCGTCGCCCGCGCCCGCGCGGACCTGGTCGCGGCGATCACCACCCAGCCCGGTACGCGGGGCCGCCGCAACGGCACGGCCACCGGCTGA